Proteins co-encoded in one Cicer arietinum cultivar CDC Frontier isolate Library 1 unplaced genomic scaffold, Cicar.CDCFrontier_v2.0 Ca_scaffold_3267_v2.0, whole genome shotgun sequence genomic window:
- the LOC140919145 gene encoding uncharacterized mitochondrial protein AtMg00300-like produces MCCTLEHKEFKGMKLTGKRVNNIYMIDFDSLPANDICCLLSNADENWLWHKRVAHIHMDHLNRLVRKQLVLGLPNTKFSKDRLCDSCERSKLVKCSFPPIDLVQTSRVLQLVHMNLFGPSQVRSFGGNLYGYVL; encoded by the coding sequence ATGTGTTGCACACTTGAGCATAAGGAATTTAAAGGTATGAAATTGACAGGTAAAAGAGTTAACAATATTTacatgatagattttgattccttacctgCAAATGATATATGTTGCTTATTATCTAATGCTGATGAGAACTGGCTGTGGCATAAGAGAGTGGCCCATATTCATATGGATCACTTGAATAGACTAGTTAGAAAGCAGTTAGTCCTAGGTCTCCCAAATACgaagttttctaaggataggttaTGTGACTCCTGTGAGAGGAGTAAGCTAGTTAAGTGTTCTTTCCCCCCTATAGACTTAGTTCAAACCAGTAGAGTCTTACAGTTGGTACACATgaacttgtttggtccatctcaggtTAGAAGCTTTGGAGGGAACCTATATGGGTATGTGCtg